The Kluyveromyces marxianus DMKU3-1042 DNA, complete genome, chromosome 6 genome window below encodes:
- the TPM2 gene encoding tropomyosin, whose amino-acid sequence MEKIREKLNSLKLESETWQDKCEELKEQVKQLEQEKTDNENLIKSLTTKNQTLEEEVENLEAQVTEHKQLAEDSTNLKSHNESFSKKNQQLEEELEESDAKLKETTEKLREADLKVEQLERKVTSLEQERDDLEKKYDDLQSKYEAAKAELDEISASLENL is encoded by the exons ATGGAGAAGATCAGAGAG AAATTGAACAGCTTGAAGCTTGAATCTGAGACGTGGCAAGATAAGTGCGAGGAGTTGAAGGAGCAAGTGAAGCAgttggaacaagaaaagactGACAATGAGAACTTGATCAAGTCCTTGACTACTAAGAACCAAACTTTGGAGGAGGAAGTTGAGAATCTAGAGGCTCAGGTGACTGAACACAAGCAATTGGCTGAAGATTCTACCAACTTGAAGTCTCACAACGAGAGTTTCagcaagaagaaccagCAATTGGAGGAGGAGTTGGAAGAGAGCGATGCTAAGTTGAAGGAGACTACTGAGAAGTTGAGAGAGGCCGACTTGAAGGTTGAGCAATTGGAGAGAAAGGTTACTTCTTTGGAACAAGAGAGAGACgatttggagaagaagtacGACGATTTGCAAAGCAAGTACGAAGCAGCTAAGGCTGAGTTGGACGAAATCTCTGCTTCTTTGGAAAATTTATGA
- the MGA2 gene encoding protein MGA2, producing the protein MAILQQEMLLKTGMMGNEVPRVEGLNELLLLDEKEASESQEAGQGERNTSSSSDAVDAADLFDQYINKDMLMESIEEDSSPGLLRFDSVSPLMKMEGDSGDKSGEMSVSGGGGLEDMGGLDMDVSLHDDLTHENVESWAMENNENHAEQAGPAQAAVPAQAAAQTCVSAQAPAQAQAPSVGNTIVNSSTISNLVYYQQSESLLTNILEFGRTQPFKTVYLNPQEFLPKEDDAQALPYKIHVDGVPPMSRVETQIKINIAISPAPRQYMIHLPTDSITRQKFYLTHDITEYPANVREQMLYLETFLLCSSTNKSTYVCSRCIRREQRRAARRKSGISDNLLWCNNENKRAIVFNSKQVILMKENENEENTKSFSLMTRIVCYCRHHKEPEGFKILVVLRDASNNILARTVTNNIVIMDKKTSSSSSGKGKFTSSDNRASDGSSTYVKDEYSTTGGVASDYSNADLFSMVKADEPSVTVRLSVPKNMPSPTSITEDSSENVQTDHGPMNSSATGFLHSSAAASARTNGYKRPRNSMDAKSERSFSNSSTSTPAVTNSASLSAGASSTLLLHNVQHHQQQQQQPSQLPASNQHALPMIQRPHMLAQQLGASTIEGMNSSSNNSSNVPQKPRPFIQRVIPAQGPIKGGIEVTLLGSNFKPNMVVKFGENRALSTQCWSDSTIVTYLPPTSKPGQVLVSVFEREDANNEHLLSNMSNSRAIFTYVDDTDRQLIELALQIVGLKMNGKLEDARNIAKKIVGSDGGSSNGSTPGSNISPSGNYGGASYSDSPGNFGYNDNNNNSAGQVYYSDEMLIIKVVKLLNPSSNLSMCNSDGQTMLHLACLKGYFHLVSALVNKGARVDVTDSFGFTPLHFACINGDVKAIQLLVGCKANVSAIADNGVNALDLYRSQHVSDSDRNTNNTYTEDILRLLSDQTDAGDGNDDNDDDDFKAFGRKMSTSSFHSSVYCAESVDSVDYGYQVHVSKMVQDTLSDDSEYESSGYDDDSSISGYDDSTEGLLLSERDTVAALEVSSGDENEPLAVAVAVASATTGDAATAATNNNNNNNTTAAAAVEPASPEGLPKYEDLFPVSANNTDKSKTIEASTALVSAAAAVAAASATDPDAADSHDSQTSETSEDEEEALQVRLNRFFQQRQNFRNDKMLLFFWIPIMVILSSAFLAFHFGKDGNKIRHISEAVSETIRTWMAKTLLGNDRMKAVFRESIHNLQNHRILGENNYAI; encoded by the coding sequence ATGGCTATTCTGCAGCAAGAAATGCTGCTGAAGACAGGAATGATGGGGAACGAAGTTCCTCGAGTGGAGGGATTGAATGAACTACTTCTCCTGGACGAGAAAGAGGCGTCAGAAAGCCAGGAGGCTGGGCAAGGAGAGAGGAATACTAGCTCTAGTTCGGATGCAGTGGATGCTGCGGATTTGTTCGACCAATATATCAATAAGGACATGTTAATGGAGTCAATTGAAGAGGACTCTTCTCCTGGATTGCTTCGGTTTGATTCTGTTTCTCctctgatgaagatggagGGTGATAGCGGGGATAAGAGTGGGGAGATGTCAGTATCTGGTGGTGGGGGTCTTGAAGATATGGGGGGTCTTGATATGGATGTTAGTTTGCATGATGATTTAACGCATGAGAATGTTGAGAGTTGGGCGATGGAGAATAATGAGAATCACGCGGAACAAGCGGGGCCTGCTCAGGCTGCTGTTCCTGCTCAGGCTGCTGCTCAGACTTGTGTTTCTGCCCAGGCTCCtgctcaagctcaagctcCCAGTGTTGGCAATACGATTGTTAATAGCAGTACGATATCCAACTTGGTGTACTATCAGCAGAGCGAGAGTTTGCTCACCAACATTTTGGAGTTTGGTAGGACACAACCTTTCAAAACGGTGTATTTGAACCCACAGGAGTTTCTGCCCAAAGAAGACGATGCTCAGGCGTTGCCATACAAGATTCATGTGGACGGTGTTCCTCCTATGTCGAGAGTGGAGACGCAGATAAAGATAAACATAGCGATTTCGCCAGCACCTCGTCAATATATGATACATTTACCTACGGATAGCATAACAAGACAAAAGTTTTATTTGACTCACGATATCACGGAGTATCCTGCAAATGTGAGGGAACAAATGCTATATCTGGAGACGTTTTTGCTATGTTCTTCTACGAACAAATCGACGTATGTGTGTTCGAGATGTATCAGGAGAGAGCAAAGAAGGGCCGCCAGGAGAAAGTCGGGCATCAGCGATAACCTGCTATGGTGCAACAACGAAAACAAGAGGGCGATTGTGTTTAACAGCAAACAGGTTATTCTCATgaaggaaaatgaaaacgAGGAGAACACCAAGAGTTTCTCTTTGATGACACGTATAGTCTGCTATTGTAGGCATCACAAGGAGCCGGAAGGGTTTAAGATATTAGTGGTTCTACGTGACGCGTCGAATAATATCTTGGCTAGAACTGTAACGAATAATATTGTCATCATGGACAAGAAAACTTCCTCTTCGTCTTCAGGAAAGGGCAAGTTCACCTCTAGCGACAATAGAGCAAGCGATGGGTCGTCGACCTACGTCAAGGATGAGTACTCTACTACAGGCGGCGTTGCTAGCGACTACAGCAACGCGGATTTGTTCTCGATGGTGAAAGCGGATGAGCCCTCGGTGACCGTACGGCTTTCGGTGCCCAAGAATATGCCTTCGCCAACTTCTATAACGGAAGACTCGTCGGAGAACGTTCAGACAGATCACGGCCCGATGAATTCGTCGGCAACTGGGTTCTTGCactcttctgctgctgcttctgctcGTACAAACGGGTATAAGCGTCCAAGAAACTCTATGGATGCCAAATCAGAACGTTCGTTCTCTAATTCGTCTACTTCGACACCTGCTGTGACAAATTCTGCATCGTTAAGCGCGGGTGCTTCTTCTactttgttgttgcatAACGTTCAGCATcatcaacagcagcagcagcaaccaTCGCAATTACCGGCATCTAATCAACACGCTCTACCAATGATTCAAAGGCCACACATGCTAGCGCAACAGTTGGGTGCTTCTACCATTGAAGGTAtgaacagcagcagcaacaacagcagtaATGTGCCTCAGAAACCACGTCCATTTATCCAACGTGTTATTCCAGCACAAGGGCCTATCAAGGGTGGAATTGAAGTTACTTTGCTAGGGTCCAACTTCAAACCTAATATGGTGGTCAAGTTTGGCGAAAACAGAGCTTTGTCGACCCAGTGCTGGAGTGACAGTACTATTGTCACGTACCTACCTCCAACGTCGAAGCCAGGACAGGTCTTGGTGTCTGTATTTGAAAGAGAGGATGCGAACAACGAGCACTTGCTAAGCAATATGTCGAACAGCAGGGCCATTTTCACATACGTTGACGACACTGATCGTCAATTAATCGAGCTAGCTCTCCAAATCGTTGGTTTGAAGATGAACGGTAAGTTGGAAGATGCTAGAAACATTGCTAAAAAGATTGTTGGAAGCGACGGTGGGTCCTCGAACGGGTCCACGCCGGGCTCCAACATTTCTCCTTCAGGTAACTACGGCGGGGCTTCTTATTCGGATAGCCCTGGGAATTTCGGCTACAatgacaacaacaacaacagtgCTGGACAGGTATACTATTCTGATGAGATGCTAATCATCAAGGTTGTCAAACTTCTAAACCCAAGCTCAAACTTGTCCATGTGCAACTCTGATGGACAGACGATGCTACATTTGGCATGTTTGAAGGGCTATTTCCATTTGGTATCTGCCTTGGTTAACAAGGGCGCAAGGGTTGATGTGACGGATTCATTCGGTTTCACGCCGCTCCATTTCGCATGTATCAATGGTGACGTCAAGGCCATTCAACTCTTGGTCGGCTGCAAGGCGAATGTTTCCGCGATCGCTGATAATGGGGTCAACGCACTCGATCTCTACAGGTCGCAACATGTTTCTGATTCGGACAGaaacaccaacaacaccTACACAGAAGATATACTACGCTTATTGTCTGACCAGACCGATGCCGGCGATGGCAACGACGACaacgatgacgatgattTCAAGGCCTTTGGCAGAAAAATGAGTACCTCCAGCTTCCACTCCAGCGTGTACTGCGCCGAATCGGTGGATTCTGTCGATTACGGTTACCAAGTCCATGTTTCCAAAATGGTTCAAGACACGCTATCGGACGATTCCGAGTACGAGTCCAGCGGGTACGACGACGACTCGAGCATCAGTGGGTACGATGACTCGACTGAGGGTCTGCTTCTTTCGGAACGTGACACAGTGGCAGCGCTAGAAGTTTCAAGCGGCGACGAAAACGAACCACTAGCCGTTGCCGTTGCCGTTGCCTCTGCTACTACTGGGGACGCCGCTACAGCCGCtacaaataataataataataataataccactgctgctgctgctgtagAACCAGCATCCCCAGAAGGCTTGCCCAAGTACGAGGACCTATTCCCGGTCTCCGCAAACAACACCGACAAATCAAAGACCATCGAAGCCAGCACCGCCCTCGTCTCAGCAGCCGCAGCAGTAGCCGCCGCCTCCGCCACAGACCCAGACGCCGCCGACTCCCACGACTCCCAGACCTCAGAAACCTCAgaggacgaagaagaagcccTGCAAGTCAGATTGAACCGCTTCTTCCAACAGCGCCAGAACTTCAGAAACGACAAAATgctcctcttcttctggatccCAATCATGGTCATCCTCTCCTCAGCTTTCCTAGCCTTCCACTTCGGTAAAGACGGCAACAAGATCCGCCACATCTCAGAAGCTGTCTCAGAAACAATCAGAACCTGGATGGCCAAAACCCTCTTGGGTAATGATAGAATGAAAGCCGTATTTAGAGAGTCCATCCATAATCTCCAAAACCACAGAATTCTGGGAGAAAATAACTACGCTATCTAA
- the RAM2 gene encoding bifunctional protein farnesyltransferase/protein geranylgeranyltransferase, producing the protein MDKFDYSDVKRVPIEPDAETELCVILYSSEYKELIGLFLGLMKENELSERALAVTTAVIDVVPALYTAWNYRFEICVSLYSDQSELWEKELDWLDELTLNNPKNYQIWSYRQALVQQHPCPNFVRELPILDLMIDDDTKNYHVWSYRKWSVQFFDVWSHELEFVNKYIDRDVYNNSAWTHRAFYFKNQVTKEEQHKGLVNTEIEYVKAKISLAPQNVSPWNYLRFIYRTFKDDEYDSGIVEFASKFVQNVLVLDEGNDESAPGKARVDSTFALELLADAYAKNDPAKSKVAYTALADTWDPIRKNYWSLKANQLG; encoded by the coding sequence ATGGACAAGTTTGACTATTCGGACGTCAAAAGGGTCCCCATTGAGCCAGATGCAGAGACGGAACTCTGCGTTATTCTATACTCTAGCGAGTACAAGGAGCTTATTGGGCTATTTCTGGGTCTCATGAAGGAAAACGAGCTTTCGGAACGGGCGCTGGCAGTTACGACGGCAGTTATTGACGTTGTCCCGGCTTTGTATACGGCTTGGAACTACCGTTTCGAGATATGCGTGTCGTTGTACAGCGACCAGAGCGAGCTGTGGGAGAAGGAGCTGGACTGGCTCGACGAATTGACGTTGAATAACCCGAAGAACTACCAAATTTGGTCTTACAGACAGGCCTTGGTGCAGCAGCATCCATGTCCGAACTTTGTGCGGGAGCTCCCCATTCTCGACCTCATGATCGATGACGACACCAAGAACTACCATGTGTGGTCGTACAGGAAGTGGAGTGTGCAGTTCTTCGACGTATGGTCGCATGAGCTGGAGTTTGTGAACAAGTACATCGATCGCGACGTGTACAACAACAGTGCGTGGACACACAGGGCGTTCTACTTCAAGAATCAAGTCACGAAAGAAGAGCAGCACAAGGGCCTAGTGAATACGGAAATCGAGTATGTAAAGGCGAAAATATCGCTGGCACCGCAGAATGTCAGTCCCTGGAACTACTTGCGCTTCATATACCGCACTTTCAAGGACGACGAATACGACTCTGGCATCGTTGAGTTTGCGTCCAAATTTGTACAAAATGTGCTTGTGCTAGACGAAGGGAATGACGAGTCAGCACCGGGAAAGGCCAGGGTCGACTCCACCTTCGCATTAGAGTTGCTTGCGGATGCCTATGCCAAGAATGACCCAGCAAAGTCCAAGGTTGCATACACGGCCCTTGCTGACACCTGGGATCCCATCAGGAAAAACTACTGGAGTCTCAAGGCCAACCAGTTAGGATAG
- the YVH1 gene encoding tyrosine protein phosphatase YVH1 — MSSTGEPDITRILGGIYVGGIQPIAHHTPLKANYQITHILSVIRFEIIPEYLVRKSYTLKNIPIDDNMNTDVLQYFNETNRFIDSCLFPDEVEYDPKKVDFRKKPQKGAIYIHCQAGVSRSVTFAVAYLMYRYGFNLKTALHAVKRKRSVAEPNENFMEQLKLYEAMGSNVVDPENKEYKQWKLQNSIKIDPLGADIMAQNEMFRSEEAQTQEIAKLSEKEAKEVSAIRCKKCRFRLAFSTSFLEHEPPSKESMEGHFIKRAAGSRRIIDIQESQDHCSHYFVEPLEWMKKELQKQELEGKFMCPHCDSKVGGYNWKGSRCSCGKWMIPAIHLQTAKVDHVALTKKDLPNLVSFEE; from the coding sequence ATGTCGAGCACTGGAGAACCAGATATTACTAGAATTCTAGGTGGTATTTATGTCGGTGGTATCCAACCGATCGCTCACCATACCCCATTGAAAGCAAACTATCAAATAACGCACATCCTATCTGTGATCAGATTTGAGATTATCCCTGAGTATTTAGTGAGGAAAAGTTACACACTAAAGAACATCCCTATCGATGATAATATGAATACTGATGTGCTGCAGTACTTCAACGAAACGAACAGGTTCATAGACTCGTGCTTGTTCCCAGACGAGGTCGAGTACGATCCAAAGAAGGTCGATTTCAGAAAGAAGCCCCAAAAGGGTGCTATCTATATCCACTGTCAGGCTGGTGTATCGAGGTCTGTCACTTTTGCTGTGGCTTACTTGATGTACAGATATGGCTTCAATTTGAAGACGGCTTTGCATGCagttaaaagaaagaggtCCGTGGCAGAACCTAACGAGAACTTCATGGAGCAATTAAAGCTATACGAGGCTATGGGCTCTAATGTCGTGGATCCTGAGAACAAAGAGTATAAACAATGGAAGTTACAAAATTCGATCAAGATTGACCCATTAGGTGCTGATATCATGGCCCAGAACGAGATGTTCAGATCAGAAGAAGCGCAAACCCAGGAGATAGCCAAGCTTTCTGAGAAGGAAGCAAAGGAAGTTTCCGCAATCAGATGCAAAAAGTGCAGATTCAGACTAGCGTTCTCGACGTCATTCCTAGAACACGAGCCACCAAGCAAAGAATCAATGGAAGGACATTTCATCAAGAGAGCAGCTGGGTCGAGGAGAATCATAGATATCCAAGAGTCGCAAGACCATTGTTCGCATTACTTCGTGGAGCCACTAGAGTGGATGAAAAAAGAGCTCCAGAAGCAGGAACTTGAAGGCAAGTTCATGTGTCCCCATTGCGATAGTAAAGTCGGTGGTTACAATTGGAAGGGTTCCAGATGCAGTTGCGGAAAGTGGATGATCCCGGCAATCCATCTCCAAACAGCAAAGGTAGACCACGTTGCATTGACAAAGAAGGATTTGCCAAATTTGGTGTCGTTCGAAGAATAA
- the MND2 gene encoding Mnd2p, with translation MALDEFLYGLRSFKQPSEQSSFRDLPLIDNLRQELVKSKTNKKGKSSVFSVGKNNNRKRSKPEKSLIPLAAYTCHSEKPIIVGNSCADTNAINILNKTTLMLIGTLGHNSLRPIGIDKTLKELEDSDTHERDQPAGPRNGDHISGSVQRHNVYQQSSSFIIQGDHSHLHNVLANDAGDPSEEEADQSYDYDAYEQENESMVERVRETYVENSQLIDASYVQRSRRADDAPPLMHDNDDSGHESPSLTISEAVEAGAQGSRISSLTERLTAAMNEEL, from the coding sequence ATGGCGCTTGATGAGTTTTTATATGGGTTGCGATCATTTAAACAGCCTTCGGAACAGTCTAGCTTTCGAGACTTGCCGTTAATCGATAATCTACGACAAGAACTGGTCAAGAGCAAGACGAATAAAAAGGGCAAGAGCAGTGTTTTCAGCGTTGGAAAGAACAATAATAGGAAGCGTTCGAAGCCCGAGAAGTCATTGATACCACTTGCAGCGTATACGTGTCATAGTGAGAAGCCTATTATTGTGGGGAATAGCTGTGCTGACACAAATGCTATCAACATTCTCAATAAGACGACACTAATGCTGATAGGGACGCTTGGGCATAATAGTCTCCGTCCCATCGGGATTGACAAGACGTTGAAAGAGCTTGAAGATTCGGATACGCATGAGCGTGATCAGCCGGCTGGGCCTAGAAATGGTGATCATATTTCTGGTTCTGTGCAGCGACATAATGTGTATCAGCaatcctcttcttttatcATACAAGGCGATCATTCGCACCTGCATAACGTGCTGGCTAACGATGCTGGGGATCCATCGGAGGAAGAAGCGGACCAGAGCTACGATTATGACGCTTATGAGCAAGAGAATGAGTCGATGGTAGAGCGGGTCCGCGAAACGTATGTGGAAAACTCACAGTTGATTGATGCGTCGTATGTGCAAAGGTCTAGAAGAGCCGATGATGCTCCGCCTCTCATGCATGACAACGATGACTCTGGGCATGAATCACCTTCGCTTACCATCTCGGAGGCCGTCGAGGCCGGGGCGCAAGGTTCCCGTATATCAAGTCTAACGGAAAGACTAACGGCAGCGATGAATGAAGAGTTATGA
- a CDS encoding DUF1748 domain-containing protein — MGVKQIIHYGVDLALVSMILAGLRRSTSYVVAYEMSDLRNYIKQYLDWGEFLFDKLAQMAERSAYFRKQTPLDKFLADKRPGDA, encoded by the exons ATGGGT gtcaaacaaataatacATTATGGAGTTGATTTGGCGTTAGTTTCTATGATTTTGGCGGGTTTACGCCGCAGCACTTCGTATGTGGTCGCATACGAAATGAGCGATCTCAGAAACTACATCAAACAGTATTTGGACTGGGGAGAATTCCTGTTTGATAAACTAGCACAAATGGCCGAAAGAAGCGCATATTTCAGAAAGCAAACTCCGCTCGATAAGTTTTTGGCTGATAAGCGTCCAGGAGACGCTTAG
- the SWD2 gene encoding WD-repeat containing protein SWD2, with the protein MFDGNNDIRKESRRKDIKAHLSGSVGIIELTKMTVNINKNNLLRFEAVKSFRVSDKELAPITSVCFDDHGQYLLTASANDNMHLYDAVSCRFLNTIASKKYGCHSAKFTHAQSECIYSSTMKSFDIRHLNLETNTYLRYFQGHGALVSDIQMSPIDDTFLSASYDESVRLWDLRSSKAQALIPSLVPTCIAYDPSGLVFAIGNPENHEVGLYNVRHLKAGPFLVIKVDPNFHQWNKLEFSNDGKYILLASSAGKHLIMDAFDGSQLFELAGTKPFPLREFMDSGSATFTPDGRFTLGTDYSGKIAVWNHAEVVSGRTLKPQGFINAPPNACPRTIAFNPKYSMFVTADETVEFYVYNE; encoded by the coding sequence ATGTTTGATGGTAACAATGACATAAGAAAAGAGTCGAGAAGAAAGGATATAAAAGCACACTTGAGCGGGTCAGTGGGTATTATAGAGTTGACAAAAATGACTGTTAACATTAACAAGAATAATTTGCTTCGATTTGAAGCCGTTAAATCGTTTAGAGTGTCGGATAAAGAGCTTGCGCCTATCACTTCGGTTTGTTTCGATGACCATGGACAATATTTATTGACAGCAAGCGCGAACGATAATATGCATCTATACGATGCGGTAAGCTGTCGGTTTTTGAATACTATAGCATCAAAGAAGTATGGGTGTCATTCTGCCAAGTTCACGCATGCTCAGTCTGAGTGTATATATTCATCGACGATGAAATCTTTTGATATTCGTCATTTAAACCTCGAAACGAACACTTATCTCAGGTATTTCCAGGGCCACGGGGCTCTTGTAAGTGACATTCAGATGTCTCCTATTGACgatacttttctttctgcttCATACGATGAGTCTGTTCGGTTGTGGGACTTGAGATCATCCAAGGCACAAGCACTTATACCAAGTTTAGTTCCAACATGTATTGCATACGATCCAAGTGGGCTTGTGTTTGCGATTGGGAATCCTGAAAACCACGAGGTTGGGTTATACAATGTAAGACATTTGAAGGCTGGCCCATTTTTAGTGATAAAGGTGGATCCCAACTTCCACCAGTGGAACAAGCTTGAATTTTCGAATGACGGTAAGTATATTTTGCTGGCTTCTTCAGCTGGAAAGCACTTGATAATGGATGCATTCGATGGGTCACAGCTCTTTGAGTTGGCTGGCACCAAGCCTTTCCCATTAAGAGAATTTATGGATTCCGGCTCAGCAACATTCACTCCAGATGGACGATTCACACTTGGTACCGATTACAGCGGTAAAATTGCTGTGTGGAACCATGCCGAAGTTGTGAGCGGAAGAACTCTAAAACCACAAGGGTTCATAAATGCTCCACCAAACGCGTGTCCAAGAACTATTGCATTCAATCCTAAATACAGTATGTTTGTCACTGCCGATGAGACTGTAGAATTCTACGTATATAATGAATAA
- the HCS1 gene encoding ATP-dependent 5'-3' DNA helicase HCS1, whose product MSRSRPRSRSRYHASGRLPMNKDVAETFLEGIAHEQQQDVEQTAKLLSTVSLPKLVSAGLAINHLQLDNVRTGIGGKLYLELSPDPAITKEFNSGSFKVGDIVMVQPSGGKSSKKDDSEKLDAVVSKVTSTQIILAVDESKDQDAMKLYSYNRLTIVKTTNTITYKRMESTMRKLGEFESLPDNVLIQYLLHQREFIKRDPEPNVVFHNDMLNESQQNAIKNALFNEISIIHGPPGTGKTHTLVELIKQLYDRGERVLVCGPSNISVDTILERLNKVIPGDELLRIGHPSRLLPQVLSHSLDVISKSGDSGAIIKDIMKEIDDTIGSVKKIKSSRDRKKGWQEVKLLRKELRQREKNGLINIILKSKVIVCTLHGSSSRELLRAYDVQPKLFDTLIIDEVSQSLEPQCWIPLISHIQSDMHRLIIAGDNKQLAPTIKTEDNDKVKKLLSTTVFDRLVEHYGDSFKYLLNIQYRMNEEIMEFSSKEQYDGKLLADKSVAKQTLADLPDVESNDDTKFPLIWYDTEGDEFPERSDEDDNDSDDSFHLMSSRYNENEAYLALYHVNRLIESGVTEESIGVISPYNSQVSLLKKLIQKKYPNIEISTVDGFQGREKECIVLSLVRSNPNFEVGFLKDERRLNVAMTRPRRQLCVIGNIEMLSRSRVPFLQRWAQWSEANSEIIYPDPSILYSLYT is encoded by the coding sequence ATGTCCAGGTCCAGGCCCAGGTCCAGGTCCAGGTATCACGCATCAGGGCGCCTTCCAATGAATAAAGACGTTGCAGAAACATTCCTTGAGGGAATTGCCCACGAACAGCAGCAGGATGTGGAGCAGACGGCCAAATTGTTATCCACAGTCTCGCTACCGAAATTGGTCAGTGCAGGTTTAGCTATAAACCATCTTCAATTGGACAATGTTAGAACAGGGATTGGTGGTAAGCTCTATCTAGAACTATCGCCAGATCCAGCAATTACGAAAGAGTTCAATTCAGGTTCGTTTAAAGTCGGCGATATAGTGATGGTACAACCGTCAGGCGGTAAGTCATCGAAGAAAGATGACTCTGAGAAGTTGGACGCAGTTGTCTCCAAAGTGACAAGCACGCAGATCATCCTTGCAGTTGACGAATCAAAGGACCAGGATGCGATGAAACTTTACTCGTATAACAGATTGACCATCGTCAAGACGACAAATACAATTACCTATAAGAGAATGGAGTCGACCATGAGGAAACTAGGGGAATTTGAGAGTTTGCCGGATAACGTATTGATCCAGTATTTATTGCACCAGCGAGAGTTCATTAAGAGAGACCCGGAACCCAATGTGGTATTCCACAACGATATGCTCAATGAGTCTCAACAAAACGCCATTAAAAATGCGTTGTTTAACGAAATTTCCATTATACATGGGCCGCCAGGAACCGGTAAGACTCATACGCTAGTGGAGTTGATTAAGCAACTATACGATAGAGGCGAGAGAGTGCTCGTGTGCGGGCCATCGAATATCTCCGTCGATACCATTTTAGAAAGATTGAACAAAGTGATTCCTGGTGATGAGTTGTTGAGAATAGGGCATCCCTCTAGGTTACTTCCGCAAGTCTTGTCTCATTCGCTTGATGTGATATCGAAAAGCGGTGACTCTGGTGCGAtaataaaagatataatgAAGGAGATTGATGACACGATAGGTAGCGTTAAGAAGATTAAATCAAGCAGAGATCGGAAGAAAGGTTGGCAAGAGGTTAAACTCTTGAGAAAAGAGTTGAggcaaagagaaaagaatggattGATTAATATCATATTGAAGAGCAAAGTGATTGTTTGCACGTTGCACGGATCCAGCTCGAGGGAGCTTCTCCGAGCGTACGATGTGCAACCCAAACTATTCGATACTTTGATTATAGATGAGGTGTCGCAGAGTTTGGAGCCTCAATGTTGGATTCCGCTCATTTCCCACATTCAATCAGACATGCATAGATTGATTATTGCAGGTGATAACAAACAACTTGCACCAACAATTAAAACTGAAGATAATGATAAAGTAAAGAAATTGCTAAGTACGACTGTGTTTGACAGACTTGTTGAGCATTATGGAGACAGcttcaaatatttattAAACATACAATACAGAATGAATGAAGAGATTATGGAATTTTCCTCCAAGGAGCAATACGATGGGAAGCTTCTAGCAGATAAATCTGTAGCGAAGCAAACATTGGCCGATTTGCCAGATGTGGAAAGCAATGACGATACCAAGTTCCCTCTAATATGGTACGATACAGAAGGAGATGAATTTCCAGAAAGAtctgatgaagacgatAACGATTCGGATGATAGTTTCCACTTGATGTCATCAAGGTACAACGAAAATGAAGCATACTTGGCATTGTATCATGTTAATCGATTGATTGAATCAGGAGTAACGGAGGAGAGTATTGGTGTCATTTCGCCTTATAATTCGCAGGTGTCtctattgaagaaattgatacAGAAAAAGTACCCCAACATAGAAATTTCGACAGTGGACGGATTCCAAGGCCGTGAAAAGGAATGCATTGTGCTATCCTTAGTTAGAAGTAACCCCAATTTCGAAGTTGGGTTCTTGAAAGATGAGAGAAGACTGAACGTCGCCATGACAAGACCCAGAAGACAACTATGTGTTATCGGCAACATCGAAATGTTGTCAAGATCGCGCGTACCATTTCTTCAGAGATGGGCCCAATGGTCGGAGGCTAACTCCGAAATTATCTATCCAGACCCAAGTATACTTTATTCATTATATACGTAG